A single Catharus ustulatus isolate bCatUst1 chromosome 7, bCatUst1.pri.v2, whole genome shotgun sequence DNA region contains:
- the STAT1 gene encoding signal transducer and activator of transcription 1-alpha/beta isoform X2, which translates to MTQWYQLQQLDSKYLEQVHQLYDDSFPMEIRQYLAQWLENQDWEHAANNVSFATLLFHELLSQLDDQFSRFLIENNFLLQHNIRKSKRNLQDNFQEDPIHMAMIIHNCLKEERKILNCAQASNEMEVGSVQNTAAGMPDKQKELDAKVRAIKSNVTEVEQDIKTLEDMQDEYDFKCKTLQNREHESNSMSQEEYKKEQLNLQHMFLSLDRKRKEVVDKIVQLLQITEHTQAALINDELVEWKHRQQTACIGGPPNACLDRLQNWFTIVAESLQQVRQQLKKLEELEQKFTYDLDPITKKKQVLQDRTHKLFQQLIQSSFVVERQPCMPTHPQRPLVLKTGVQFTVKLRLLVKLQELNYNLKVKVLFDKDVTEKNSVKGFRKFNILGTNTKVMNMEESTNGSLAAEFRHLQLKEQKNTGSRTNEGPLIVTEELHSLSFETQLCQPGLVIDLETTSLPIVVISNVSQLPSGWASILWFNMLSTDPKNLSFFLNPPCAKWSKLSDVLSWQFSSVTKRGLNADQLSMLGEKLLGPTNGGSQDGLIPWTRFCKENINDKNFPFWLWIEGILELIKKHLLCLWNDGCIVGFISKERERALLKDQSPGTFLLRFSESSKEGAITFTWVEESQNEPQFHSVEPYTKKELSAVTFPDIIRNYKVMAAENIPENPLRFLYPNIPKDNAFGKYYSRPKEAPEPMDLDGPKGNGYIKTELISVSEVHPSRLQSPENLLPMSPEEFDEVSRMVGPAEIDTVMCTHIQL; encoded by the exons ATGACTCAGTGGTATCAGCTGCAGCAACTTGATTCCAAGTATTTGGAGCAAGTTCACCAGCTCTATGATGACAGCTTTCCTATGGAGATCAGGCAGTACCTGGCACAGTGGCTGGAAAACCAGGATTG GGAACACGCGGCCAACAATGTATCATTTGCTACACTGTTATTCCATGAACTGCTGTCACAGCTTGATGATCAATTTAGTAGATTCTTGATAGAAAACAACTTTTTGCTGCAGCACAACATAAGGAAAAGCAAACGTAATCTTCAG GATAACTTCCAAGAAGACCCAATACACATGGCAATGATCATCCACAACTGtctgaaagaggagaggaaaatacTGAACTGTGCCCAGGCATCCAATGAG ATGGAAGTAGGGAGTGTACAGAACACTGCAGCTGGGATGCCAGACAAACAGAAGGAGCTTGATGCCAAAGTTAGGGCTATAAAAAGCAATGTCACA GAGGTGGAGCAGGACATCAAAACATTAGAGGATATGCAAGATGAATATGACTTCAAATGTAAAACCCTGCAGAACAGAG aacaCGAGTCCAATAGTATGTCTCAAGAGGAATACAAGAAAGAACAGCTGAATCTCCAGCATATGTTTTTATCACTGGATCGCAAGAGAAAG GAGGTGGTGGATAAGAtagtgcagctgctgcagatcacagagcacacacaggctGCCCTTATTAATGATGAGCTGGTGGAGTggaagcacaggcagcagaCAGCATGCATTGGTGGGCCACCCAATGCCTGCCTCGACCGCCTGCAGAACTG GTTCACCATTGTTGCTGAAAGTCTACAGCAAGTTCGTCAGCAGCTCAAGAAGCTTGAGGAATTGGAACAGAAGTTTACCTACGACCTTGATCCCatcacaaaaaagaaacaagttcTGCAGGACCGAACACACAAACTTTTCCAACAACTCATCCAAAG CTCCTTTGTGGTAGAGAGGCAGCCTTGCATGCCAACACATCCTCAGAGGCCACTAGTCCTGAAGACAGGAGTGCAGTTTACTGTGAAACTGAG ATTGCTGGTGAAACTGCAGGAACTGAACTACAATTTGAAAGTGAAAGTTTTATTTGATAA aGATGTAACTGAGAAGAACTCAGTCAAAGG GTTCAggaaatttaatattttgggAACAAACACAAAAGTAATGAACATGGAAGAATCTACTAATGGAAGTCTAGCAGCAGAATTCAGGCACTTG caactgaaagaacagaaaaacacagggagCAGAACAAATGAG GGTCCTCTCATTGTAACAGAAGAGCTTCACTCTCTGAGTTTTGAGAcgcagctgtgccagcctggttTAGTAATAGACCTAGAG ACCACATCCCTTCCCATTGTTGTGATCTCAAATGTCAGCCAGCTTCCCAGTGGATGGGCTTCTATCTTGTGGTTCAACATGCTGTCTACTGATCCCAAG AACTTGTCCTTCTTTCTGAATCCACCTTGTGCAAAGTGGTCTAAGCTTTCTGACGTTCTGAGCTGGCAGTTCTCTTCTGTAACAAAGAGAGGACTTAATGCAGATCAGCTGAGCATGCTGGGAGAGAAGCTCCTTG GACCAACAAATGGAGGATCTCAGGATGGCCTTATTCCTTGGACAAGATTCTGCAAG gaaaatataaatGATAAAAATTTCCCCTTTTGGCTGTGGATTGAGGGAATCCTGGAGCTCATTAAGAAACATCTCCTGTGTCTCTGGAATGATGG CTGCATTGTGGGCTTCATCAGCAAAGAGAGAGAGCGTGCTCTGCTGAAGGACCAGAGCCCAGGAACATTTTTATTGAGATTCAGTGAAAGCAGCAAGGAGGGAGCAATCACCTTTACCTGGGTAGAGGAATCTCAGAATG agccacagtTCCACTCAGTAGAACCCTACACCAAGAAGGAGCTCTCTGCCGTGACCTTCCCCGACATCATCCGCAACTACAAAGTGATGGCAGCCGAAAACATTCCCGAGAACCCGCTGCGGTTCCTGTACCCCAACATACCCAAGGACAATGCCTTTGGCAAATACTACTCCAGGCCTAAGGAGG CACCAGAGCCAATGGATTTGGATGGCCCCAAGGGAAATGGCTACATTAAGACTGAGTTAATCTCTGTATCTGAAGT CCACCCTTCCAGGCTGCAGTCTCCAGAGAACCTGCTGCCCATGTCTCCTGAGGAGTTCGATGAGGTGTCTCGGATGGTGGGCCCTGCAGAGATCGATACTGTG ATGTGTACACACATTCAGCTCTGA
- the STAT1 gene encoding signal transducer and activator of transcription 1-alpha/beta isoform X1, translating into MTQWYQLQQLDSKYLEQVHQLYDDSFPMEIRQYLAQWLENQDWEHAANNVSFATLLFHELLSQLDDQFSRFLIENNFLLQHNIRKSKRNLQDNFQEDPIHMAMIIHNCLKEERKILNCAQASNEMEVGSVQNTAAGMPDKQKELDAKVRAIKSNVTEVEQDIKTLEDMQDEYDFKCKTLQNREHESNSMSQEEYKKEQLNLQHMFLSLDRKRKEVVDKIVQLLQITEHTQAALINDELVEWKHRQQTACIGGPPNACLDRLQNWFTIVAESLQQVRQQLKKLEELEQKFTYDLDPITKKKQVLQDRTHKLFQQLIQSSFVVERQPCMPTHPQRPLVLKTGVQFTVKLRLLVKLQELNYNLKVKVLFDKDVTEKNSVKGFRKFNILGTNTKVMNMEESTNGSLAAEFRHLQLKEQKNTGSRTNEGPLIVTEELHSLSFETQLCQPGLVIDLETTSLPIVVISNVSQLPSGWASILWFNMLSTDPKNLSFFLNPPCAKWSKLSDVLSWQFSSVTKRGLNADQLSMLGEKLLGPTNGGSQDGLIPWTRFCKENINDKNFPFWLWIEGILELIKKHLLCLWNDGCIVGFISKERERALLKDQSPGTFLLRFSESSKEGAITFTWVEESQNEPQFHSVEPYTKKELSAVTFPDIIRNYKVMAAENIPENPLRFLYPNIPKDNAFGKYYSRPKEAPEPMDLDGPKGNGYIKTELISVSEVHPSRLQSPENLLPMSPEEFDEVSRMVGPAEIDTVVRTMDQPSRRAGPQPAFSLFSPLHTYLRHLSKHLRTCLFRSIGKAGDTELGWDCQHLFFPCLQGEG; encoded by the exons ATGACTCAGTGGTATCAGCTGCAGCAACTTGATTCCAAGTATTTGGAGCAAGTTCACCAGCTCTATGATGACAGCTTTCCTATGGAGATCAGGCAGTACCTGGCACAGTGGCTGGAAAACCAGGATTG GGAACACGCGGCCAACAATGTATCATTTGCTACACTGTTATTCCATGAACTGCTGTCACAGCTTGATGATCAATTTAGTAGATTCTTGATAGAAAACAACTTTTTGCTGCAGCACAACATAAGGAAAAGCAAACGTAATCTTCAG GATAACTTCCAAGAAGACCCAATACACATGGCAATGATCATCCACAACTGtctgaaagaggagaggaaaatacTGAACTGTGCCCAGGCATCCAATGAG ATGGAAGTAGGGAGTGTACAGAACACTGCAGCTGGGATGCCAGACAAACAGAAGGAGCTTGATGCCAAAGTTAGGGCTATAAAAAGCAATGTCACA GAGGTGGAGCAGGACATCAAAACATTAGAGGATATGCAAGATGAATATGACTTCAAATGTAAAACCCTGCAGAACAGAG aacaCGAGTCCAATAGTATGTCTCAAGAGGAATACAAGAAAGAACAGCTGAATCTCCAGCATATGTTTTTATCACTGGATCGCAAGAGAAAG GAGGTGGTGGATAAGAtagtgcagctgctgcagatcacagagcacacacaggctGCCCTTATTAATGATGAGCTGGTGGAGTggaagcacaggcagcagaCAGCATGCATTGGTGGGCCACCCAATGCCTGCCTCGACCGCCTGCAGAACTG GTTCACCATTGTTGCTGAAAGTCTACAGCAAGTTCGTCAGCAGCTCAAGAAGCTTGAGGAATTGGAACAGAAGTTTACCTACGACCTTGATCCCatcacaaaaaagaaacaagttcTGCAGGACCGAACACACAAACTTTTCCAACAACTCATCCAAAG CTCCTTTGTGGTAGAGAGGCAGCCTTGCATGCCAACACATCCTCAGAGGCCACTAGTCCTGAAGACAGGAGTGCAGTTTACTGTGAAACTGAG ATTGCTGGTGAAACTGCAGGAACTGAACTACAATTTGAAAGTGAAAGTTTTATTTGATAA aGATGTAACTGAGAAGAACTCAGTCAAAGG GTTCAggaaatttaatattttgggAACAAACACAAAAGTAATGAACATGGAAGAATCTACTAATGGAAGTCTAGCAGCAGAATTCAGGCACTTG caactgaaagaacagaaaaacacagggagCAGAACAAATGAG GGTCCTCTCATTGTAACAGAAGAGCTTCACTCTCTGAGTTTTGAGAcgcagctgtgccagcctggttTAGTAATAGACCTAGAG ACCACATCCCTTCCCATTGTTGTGATCTCAAATGTCAGCCAGCTTCCCAGTGGATGGGCTTCTATCTTGTGGTTCAACATGCTGTCTACTGATCCCAAG AACTTGTCCTTCTTTCTGAATCCACCTTGTGCAAAGTGGTCTAAGCTTTCTGACGTTCTGAGCTGGCAGTTCTCTTCTGTAACAAAGAGAGGACTTAATGCAGATCAGCTGAGCATGCTGGGAGAGAAGCTCCTTG GACCAACAAATGGAGGATCTCAGGATGGCCTTATTCCTTGGACAAGATTCTGCAAG gaaaatataaatGATAAAAATTTCCCCTTTTGGCTGTGGATTGAGGGAATCCTGGAGCTCATTAAGAAACATCTCCTGTGTCTCTGGAATGATGG CTGCATTGTGGGCTTCATCAGCAAAGAGAGAGAGCGTGCTCTGCTGAAGGACCAGAGCCCAGGAACATTTTTATTGAGATTCAGTGAAAGCAGCAAGGAGGGAGCAATCACCTTTACCTGGGTAGAGGAATCTCAGAATG agccacagtTCCACTCAGTAGAACCCTACACCAAGAAGGAGCTCTCTGCCGTGACCTTCCCCGACATCATCCGCAACTACAAAGTGATGGCAGCCGAAAACATTCCCGAGAACCCGCTGCGGTTCCTGTACCCCAACATACCCAAGGACAATGCCTTTGGCAAATACTACTCCAGGCCTAAGGAGG CACCAGAGCCAATGGATTTGGATGGCCCCAAGGGAAATGGCTACATTAAGACTGAGTTAATCTCTGTATCTGAAGT CCACCCTTCCAGGCTGCAGTCTCCAGAGAACCTGCTGCCCATGTCTCCTGAGGAGTTCGATGAGGTGTCTCGGATGGTGGGCCCTGCAGAGATCGATACTGTGGTACGTACCATGGACCAGCCCAGCAGGAGGGCTGGGCCACAAcctgctttttcccttttttccccacttcatACATACCTCAGACACTTGAGCAAACACTTGAGAACATGTCTCTTCAGAAGCATAGGAAAAGCTGGGGATACAGAGTTAGGCTGGGATTGCCAGCATTTGTTTTTTCCAtgtctgcagggagaggggtga